A stretch of Bacillus pseudomycoides DNA encodes these proteins:
- a CDS encoding cysteine hydrolase family protein: MKKALLVIDVQEGMYTAGMPVHNGQKLIKTLKELIQQCRANHIPIIYVQHNGPKGHPLEKGEPGWSIHSAIAPKENEVIIEKETPDSFYKTNLGEVLQNEGIEHVLITGMQTEYRVDTTTRSAFSEGYKVTLIRDAHSTFDSEQLSAEEIINHHNALLRWFANIVDLKDLQLN, encoded by the coding sequence ATGAAAAAAGCATTGTTAGTAATAGATGTTCAAGAAGGAATGTATACAGCAGGAATGCCTGTACATAACGGCCAAAAATTAATAAAAACATTGAAAGAATTAATTCAGCAATGTCGTGCAAATCATATTCCTATTATATATGTTCAGCATAATGGACCAAAGGGACATCCTTTAGAAAAAGGAGAACCGGGATGGAGTATTCATTCTGCCATAGCGCCAAAAGAGAATGAGGTAATCATTGAAAAAGAAACACCGGATTCATTTTATAAAACGAACCTTGGGGAAGTTTTACAAAATGAAGGAATCGAACATGTACTTATTACAGGAATGCAGACGGAATATCGCGTGGATACAACAACTCGTAGCGCTTTTAGTGAAGGGTATAAAGTAACTTTAATTCGTGATGCTCATAGTACGTTTGATTCGGAGCAATTAAGCGCAGAAGAAATTATCAACCACCATAATGCGTTATTAAGGTGGTTTGCTAATATAGTGGATTTAAAAGATTTACAGTTGAATTAG
- a CDS encoding GNAT family N-acetyltransferase — MLFQQGSLSIRYVTENDVKILSKWLTTPEVLQYYEGRDNPQSLEQVRKKFISYSISDVKRCLVEYAGKPIGFIQIYPVDSKWKNLYGYVENQNIWGMDQFIGDIAYWNKGIGTELVKVAITYIIDVLEAEAIAMDPRTGNERAIRCYEKCGFQKVKKLKEHELLEGKLEDCWMMEYRK; from the coding sequence ATGCTATTTCAACAGGGAAGTCTGTCTATTAGATATGTTACAGAAAACGATGTGAAAATCCTATCAAAATGGTTAACAACTCCTGAAGTTTTACAATACTATGAAGGGCGAGATAACCCTCAATCTTTAGAGCAAGTTCGCAAAAAATTTATTTCTTATTCAATAAGTGATGTGAAAAGATGTTTAGTAGAATATGCAGGGAAACCAATTGGCTTTATACAAATATATCCCGTAGACTCAAAATGGAAAAATCTATATGGTTACGTAGAAAATCAAAATATATGGGGGATGGATCAATTTATTGGAGACATAGCATATTGGAATAAGGGAATCGGTACAGAGCTTGTGAAAGTTGCGATTACATATATCATCGATGTATTAGAGGCAGAAGCAATCGCCATGGATCCAAGGACGGGTAATGAACGTGCGATTCGTTGTTATGAAAAATGTGGATTTCAAAAGGTGAAAAAATTAAAAGAACATGAGCTTCTTGAAGGGAAATTAGAAGATTGTTGGATGATGGAGTATAGAAAATAA
- a CDS encoding SgcJ/EcaC family oxidoreductase, with protein MSKGYDSKEHQQEEIHAIRQTITEMEIAFNAHDADELERHFTLNATWVNVLGKRLSGWKQIHEAHKVLLPGPLRNSYACYTVESIKFIRSDIAIAHIRQYPTTPAGKIIENEQGSLAVYVMVKDKETWKIAAGQNTLIQ; from the coding sequence ATGTCTAAAGGTTATGATTCAAAAGAACATCAGCAGGAAGAAATACATGCAATCCGGCAAACGATCACCGAAATGGAAATTGCATTTAATGCACATGATGCGGATGAATTAGAGCGCCACTTCACTTTGAATGCCACATGGGTCAATGTGCTTGGCAAGCGGCTATCAGGTTGGAAGCAAATCCATGAAGCGCACAAAGTTCTTTTACCAGGACCTCTCCGTAATTCATATGCTTGTTATACAGTTGAAAGCATTAAATTCATACGTTCCGACATAGCTATTGCACATATTAGACAATATCCAACAACCCCTGCAGGAAAAATAATAGAAAATGAGCAAGGCAGTCTTGCTGTTTATGTGATGGTTAAAGATAAAGAAACATGGAAAATTGCTGCTGGGCAGAATACACTCATTCAATAG
- a CDS encoding GNAT family N-acetyltransferase yields MSQVTLKKITSDNWGETLNLSVNIEQQKFVSEVIPPVAIALAKAYIRPDNSMIEPFGIYHNEKMVGFFNLHYEPDCQKDFWLFHFFIDKGYQRKGFGAAAIKVLINHLKNSHPSCHRIRLTVHPENDSGQKFYSNLGFTDDEILTYSERTYSLYL; encoded by the coding sequence ATGTCTCAAGTAACTTTGAAAAAAATAACTTCTGACAACTGGGGAGAGACTCTTAATCTTTCTGTAAATATTGAGCAACAAAAGTTCGTTTCTGAAGTTATACCACCTGTTGCTATTGCACTTGCTAAAGCATATATTAGACCGGATAATAGCATGATTGAACCTTTTGGGATTTATCATAATGAGAAAATGGTTGGTTTCTTTAATTTGCACTACGAACCGGATTGTCAAAAGGACTTTTGGCTGTTTCATTTTTTTATCGACAAAGGATATCAAAGAAAAGGATTTGGAGCCGCTGCGATAAAAGTGTTAATTAATCATTTAAAAAATTCCCATCCATCTTGCCATCGCATTCGCTTAACTGTGCATCCTGAAAATGATTCAGGTCAAAAATTCTATTCAAATCTGGGATTTACCGATGATGAAATTCTCACATACAGTGAACGAACCTATTCCTTGTACCTTTAG
- a CDS encoding GNAT family N-acetyltransferase, with protein sequence MDIFIRKLEIKDLNEIPEIDESFTVDSKLVLSLRAMDQRIEYTVQEIPSYEKNYSEDIYKEDQEDDLDYRKYVNNPDKIIFLAFMNYQMIGMIILKRNWNGFAYVEGIKVDKQFRQLGVGKRLIERAKHWAQACEMPGIMLETQNNNVRACKFYESCGFVIGGFDFLVYKGINEQNDEVAIYWYLRL encoded by the coding sequence ATGGATATTTTTATTAGAAAACTAGAAATAAAGGATTTGAATGAAATTCCTGAAATTGATGAAAGTTTTACGGTTGATTCTAAGCTAGTTCTTTCATTAAGGGCGATGGATCAACGAATAGAATACACAGTGCAAGAAATACCAAGCTATGAGAAAAATTATTCAGAAGATATATATAAGGAGGATCAAGAGGATGATTTAGATTATAGGAAATATGTTAATAATCCAGATAAAATAATTTTTTTGGCGTTTATGAATTACCAAATGATTGGAATGATTATATTAAAGAGGAATTGGAATGGTTTTGCTTACGTGGAAGGTATAAAAGTAGATAAGCAGTTTAGACAGCTTGGAGTTGGCAAAAGATTAATTGAGCGGGCAAAGCATTGGGCGCAAGCTTGTGAAATGCCAGGAATCATGCTGGAGACACAGAACAATAATGTAAGAGCATGTAAGTTCTATGAGAGTTGCGGATTTGTTATAGGAGGATTTGATTTTCTTGTATATAAAGGGATAAATGAACAAAATGATGAAGTTGCAATATATTGGTATTTGAGATTGTAA
- a CDS encoding nitroreductase, whose translation MGQYEQMLLVGIIMSIILSIMILGSLYYNPRLWLNDYPKDIQKAVLPKTIDEKRQTLYFGIVYNVILFGTPLISTFLLNQHEKLLFIDAFLHSFGILMIFNLVDLLIIDWLIFCWITPRFVVIPSTEGMKGYKNYRMHLRGAMIGMPFLIIVSLFIAGIGINI comes from the coding sequence ATGGGTCAATATGAACAAATGTTGCTCGTTGGAATAATCATGTCCATTATACTATCGATTATGATTTTAGGATCATTATATTATAATCCTCGTTTATGGTTAAATGATTATCCTAAAGATATTCAAAAAGCTGTTCTGCCAAAAACAATTGATGAAAAAAGACAAACTTTATACTTTGGAATTGTATATAATGTAATTCTTTTCGGAACACCATTGATTTCAACTTTTTTACTAAATCAACATGAGAAATTATTGTTTATAGATGCTTTCTTGCATTCTTTTGGAATTTTGATGATTTTTAACTTGGTTGATTTACTCATTATAGATTGGCTTATATTTTGCTGGATTACTCCGAGATTTGTTGTTATTCCTAGTACAGAAGGAATGAAGGGTTATAAAAACTATAGGATGCATCTAAGGGGAGCTATGATTGGTATGCCTTTCCTCATAATAGTTAGTTTATTCATTGCAGGAATTGGTATAAATATTTAG
- a CDS encoding VOC family protein, protein MKIEHIAIWVNDLEAMRTFYTQYFNGEANSLYHNKTKQFESYFITFESGARLEIMRQKGIEDKTHSNITGYAHIAFSVGSEEKVNQLTKTLKEAGYPVLNGPRFTGDGYYESVISDPEGNHIEITI, encoded by the coding sequence ATGAAAATTGAACATATAGCGATTTGGGTAAATGATTTAGAGGCCATGCGTACTTTCTATACACAGTACTTTAATGGAGAGGCAAATTCTTTATATCACAATAAAACTAAACAATTTGAATCTTATTTTATTACCTTTGAATCTGGAGCACGTCTTGAAATTATGCGACAGAAAGGAATAGAAGACAAAACTCACTCTAATATTACCGGATATGCTCACATCGCTTTTTCTGTTGGTAGTGAAGAAAAAGTGAATCAACTAACAAAAACATTAAAAGAAGCTGGATATCCTGTATTAAATGGACCACGTTTCACTGGAGATGGCTATTATGAGAGCGTAATTAGTGATCCAGAAGGAAATCATATTGAGATAACTATTTAG
- a CDS encoding MATE family efflux transporter, with product MKIVDNRPSSKIEQLEVMNKPAYDSVLGTKSIPLLYLRFALTGIMANVILGVVAVVDGYFVSGFQELEIEGIGIGFTVMVITRMLGVLLGVGAGAVISLRLGKGKIEEARGIMGQTLWFTLFLSILLAVLGVVFENNIMTLFGVSDEALPYAVQYSRLLWISLPLTILAVVLSILTNIDEKPVLSMNSWLVAAVVAGITEWIMVTKYDMGMVGSSWANTISQSIPVFLIFYFWFGKTKLKPKMKDMMINLKTIGEVAWTGFASFSSQFMMFIAIIFFNNLLQRYGGGLHVAAFTIQNGYITNLLALAALGGMTGLQPIISYNYGAGNLDRVKQAIKVGLIFTVAFFVIVTAILIIFADPIVSFFSGGNPELQKLGIWTTVVFNSLFTLNAVSLLISGYFESQERNWSATFISVSKMLLFAFPFLFIFPKFWGVEGIWYAGPAAEIPGVLIAIYFMKKELNRLKDTNGKTVRL from the coding sequence ATGAAAATAGTAGACAACCGTCCGTCATCGAAGATAGAGCAACTAGAAGTAATGAATAAGCCAGCGTATGATTCAGTGCTGGGAACCAAAAGTATTCCGTTACTATATTTACGGTTTGCTTTGACAGGAATTATGGCTAACGTGATTCTAGGAGTTGTAGCGGTTGTCGATGGCTATTTCGTTAGTGGCTTTCAGGAGCTGGAAATTGAAGGGATCGGAATTGGATTTACGGTCATGGTTATTACCCGTATGCTTGGCGTTCTTTTGGGTGTGGGAGCCGGAGCGGTCATTTCACTTCGACTTGGAAAAGGGAAGATCGAAGAAGCTAGAGGTATTATGGGACAAACCTTATGGTTTACTCTTTTCCTCTCCATTTTGTTAGCTGTACTTGGAGTGGTCTTTGAAAATAATATTATGACCTTATTCGGAGTAAGTGATGAAGCGCTTCCATATGCGGTACAATATAGCCGCCTGCTATGGATTTCATTGCCATTAACGATATTGGCCGTTGTATTAAGTATTTTAACCAATATCGATGAAAAACCTGTATTATCAATGAACAGTTGGTTAGTCGCAGCAGTTGTTGCTGGGATTACAGAATGGATTATGGTAACGAAGTATGACATGGGGATGGTGGGTTCCTCATGGGCCAATACGATTTCGCAATCGATCCCTGTTTTCCTAATCTTTTATTTCTGGTTTGGTAAAACAAAACTTAAGCCAAAAATGAAAGATATGATGATTAATCTCAAGACGATTGGTGAAGTGGCTTGGACGGGCTTTGCATCTTTCTCGAGTCAGTTCATGATGTTTATTGCAATTATTTTCTTCAACAACTTACTGCAAAGATACGGTGGTGGGCTGCACGTTGCTGCTTTCACGATTCAAAACGGTTACATTACAAATCTGCTCGCCTTAGCAGCACTCGGTGGGATGACAGGACTTCAACCGATCATTAGTTATAATTACGGTGCGGGCAACCTTGATCGTGTTAAACAAGCAATTAAGGTGGGACTCATTTTTACGGTTGCCTTCTTTGTGATTGTGACAGCCATACTAATCATTTTTGCAGATCCAATTGTGTCATTTTTTTCCGGTGGTAATCCTGAATTGCAGAAACTGGGCATTTGGACGACAGTTGTATTCAATTCTTTGTTTACGCTTAATGCAGTCAGCTTGCTTATCTCCGGTTATTTCGAATCACAAGAGAGAAACTGGTCCGCAACGTTTATTAGTGTTAGCAAAATGCTGTTGTTCGCGTTCCCGTTTCTATTTATTTTCCCGAAATTCTGGGGTGTAGAAGGTATATGGTACGCAGGTCCTGCTGCAGAAATTCCAGGCGTTCTCATTGCCATATACTTTATGAAAAAAGAGCTCAATCGTTTAAAAGATACAAATGGTAAGACAGTACGTTTATAG